The following are encoded in a window of Drosophila simulans strain w501 chromosome 3L, Prin_Dsim_3.1, whole genome shotgun sequence genomic DNA:
- the LOC6736996 gene encoding zinc finger protein 182: MNEGSQYSIHTVCRTCLSAVDDSAAYDLFRVPGLAKKLCVCTSLSVEQADGFPKNLCTVCFSKLNDLHDFQKQCVDSVQKFQDLVASNAFACQTNFDVLDTSAAVADLPGEEEDNVHFDPLLNSKIEIIENEEEVFKMLESVEKEVEEVEMEMEQPFGRVSQDDSFESGNDNDLDEDFQISSDDDIPLAQRSRRGATRGSKAKGKPRSAAKRQEEEEDESEETSSSDDSDGNPKDKPKRKRIPATERDRHRLIDCHICHQKFKKAIRYEEHMKHHNDLLPFQCTVESCRKGFTTANGLRVHVEHAHTETSAMHPCTYEGCNKSFARPVLLSFHMKRVHKVDTPQRDFPCTECEKVFRCPTALKKHMYKHTGEELPFACEICGKRFPINSVLRDHLLRHAGIKNHVCPYCGVGKTTRQEWNKHILTHTKEKKYECRQCDHASHNKQALANHVKVVHEKRKDFACQYCGKTFGKSHACKIHERSHTGEKCCECKICGKVFLFEKGLTKHLKTHEKRDLPKTQGANALMGDGASGSSTIAKPSPHLRGRVERVDIAQLAGTVANPIPSVNLPSWSPQVNFTKKEGQHICPDCGKGFNHVSNMKLHYKVVHQKVKDFCCRFCPKRFAKKQYLRHHEYIHTGEKPYECKVCGKHFRQEQVLKTHMKVHDKPPRPPGKPKEPAGPKAESSTAVKRQQPKNFEQYQDPAAERAAATAELLAYQIEENEAKRKAEAELRKIQEAAFEQLNKLQKQTNTYDGFYAQKAEAEGTSVDALKLDHV; encoded by the exons ATGAATGAGGGGAGCCAGTACTCCATCCACACGGTGTGCCGCACCTGCCTGTCCGCGGTGGACGACTCGGCGGCCTACGATCTGTTCCGAGTGCCCGGTCTGGCCAAAAAGCTGTGCGTGTGCACCTCCTTGTCCGTGGAGCAGGCGGATGGCTTCCCTAAGAACCTGTGCACCGTCTGCTTCTCCAAGCTGAACGACCTACACGACTTTCAGAAGCAGTGCGTCGATTCCGTTCAAAAGTTCCAGGATCTGGTGGCCAGCAACGCCTTCGCCTGCCAAACAAACTTCGATGTCCTGGACACCAGTGCCGCCGTGGCGGATCTGCcgggcgaggaggaggacaacGTGCACTTCGATCCGCTGCTCAACTCCAAAATCGAGATCATTGAGAACGAGGAGGAAGTCTTCAAGATGCTCGAGTCCGTCGAAAAGGAGGTGGAAgaggtggagatggagatggaacAGCCGTTTGGCCGAGTATCTCAGGATGACTCCTTTGAGAGCGGCAACGACAACGACCTCGACGAAGACTTCCAAATCAGTAGTGACGACGACATTCCACTGGCCCAGCGCAGCCGGCGTGGAGCCACCCGTGGTTCTAAGGCGAAGGGCAAGCCGAGGTCGGCTGCCAAGAgacaggaggaggaggaggatgagtcCGAGGAGACAAGCTCATCAGACGACTCCGATGGCAATCCCAAGGACAAGCCCAAACGCAAGAGGATTCCAGCTACGGAACGGGATCGCCACCGCCTGATTGACTGCCACATCTGCCACCAGAAGTTCAAGAAGGCGATTCGCTACGAGGAGCACATGAAGCATCACAACGACTTGCTACCCTTCCAGTGCACCGTCGAGAGTTGCCGAAAGG GCTTTACCACCGCCAATGGACTGCGCGTCCATGTGGAGCACGCCCACACGGAGACATCGGCCATGCATCCGTGCACCTACGAGGGCTGCAACAAGTCCTTTGCCCGGCCCGTGCTGCTCAGCTTCCACATGAAACGCGTGCACAAGGTGGACACCCCGCAGAGGGACTTCCCCTGCACGGAGTGCGAGAAGGTCTTCCGCTGCCCCACTGCCCTCAAGAAGCACATGTACAAGCACACGGGCGAGGAGCTGCCCTTCGCCTGTGAAATTTGCGGCAAGCGCTTCCCCATCAATAGTGTGCTGCGCGACCATCTGCTGCGCCATGCGGGCATCAAGAACCATGTGTGCCCGTACTGCGGAGTGGGCAAGACGACGCGCCAGGAGTGGAACAAGCACATCCTCACCCACACGAAGGAGAAGAAGTACGAGTGCCGGCAGTGCGACCACGCCTCCCACAACAAACAGGCGCTGGCCAACCACGTGAAGGTGGTGCACGAGAAGCGCAAGGACTTTGCCTGCCAGTACTGCGGAAAGACCTTTGGCAAGTCACACGCCTGCAAGATTCACGAGCGAAGTCATACCGGCGAAAAGTGCTGCGAGTGCAAGATCTGCGGCAAGGTGTTCCTCTTCGAGAAGGGCCTTACCAAGCATTTGAAAACGCACGAGAAGCGTGATCTGCCCAAGACACAGGGGGCCAATGCCTTAATGGGCGACGGGGCCAGTGGATCCTCGACAATAGCCAAGCCCAGTCCGCACCTGCGTGGTCGCGTCGAGCGGGTGGACATTGCCCAGCTGGCTGGAACGGTGGCCAACCCAATTCCATCGGTCAACCTGCCCTCGTGGTCGCCGCAAGTGAACTTCACCAAGAAGGAGGGGCAGCACATCTGCCCGGATTGCGGCAAGGGCTTCAATCACGTGAGCAACATGAAGCTGCACTACAAGGTGGTGCACCAAAAGGTCAAAGACTTCTGCTGCCGCTTCTGCCCGAAGAGATTCGCCAAGAAGCAGTACCTGCGGCACCACGAGTACATACACACTGGCGAAAAGCCCTACGAGTGCAAGGTGTGCGGCAAGCATTTCCGGCAGGAGCAGGTGCTCAAGACGCATATGAAGGTGCACGACAAGCCGCCCCGTCCGCCCGGCAAGCCCAAGGAGCCGGCTGGTCCCAAGGCGGAGTCCAGCACCGCGGTGAAGCGCCAGCAGCCGAAGAACTTTGAGCAGTACCAGGATCCGGCGGCGGAAAGGGCAGCGGCCACCGCCGAGCTGCTGGCCTACCAGATCGAGGAGAACGAGGCCAAGCGGAAGGCGGAGGCGGAGCTCCGGAAGATCCAGGAGGCTGCCTTCGAGCAGCTAAACAAGCTGCAGAAGCAGACGAACACGTACGACGGCTTCTACGCGCAGAAAGCGGAGGCGGAGGGCACCTCGGTGGACGCACTGAAGTTGGACCATGTGTGA
- the LOC6736997 gene encoding uncharacterized protein LOC6736997 has protein sequence MEQPDKEVQALEAEVKVLNTELALQNAGNRRNRLKREIAELEEAMEKQRIALVNANKNRKAAKTIILSLMDLNQKGGKTPTGSNSPSDNEGSSEDFDLDEE, from the exons ATGGAGCAACCAGACAAGGAAGTACAAGCTCTCGAAGCCGAAGTTAAAGTATTGAACACGGAACTGGCACTACAAAATGCCGGGAATAGAAGAAATAGGCTTAAGCGGGAGATCGCAGAGTTGGAGGAGGCCATGGAGAAGCAGAGGATAGCATTGGTGAATGCCAACAAAAACAGGAAGGCAGCTAAGACAATTATCTTAAGTCTGATGGATTTGAATCAGAAGGGCGGTAAAACCCCAACA GGGTCAAATAGTCCTTCAGACAATGAAGGATCCTCTGAGGATTTCGACTTGGATGAAGAATAG
- the LOC6736998 gene encoding zinc finger protein 184 yields the protein MNEGRQYSIHSLCRICLNHLQNDAAYDLYLVPGLSKKLCFCTSLSVEQNDGFPKNLCTLCYTKLNELHDFQKQCVDSVQKFQDLVASNVFACQSSFDVFDPNVAVQDYPAEEEDHVNYDPLLNHKMELIENEEDVFKMLEHVDKEAEEVEKEAKVEEDDGGNVSVKMFDDDSSIESGNDNDHDLDFEPNSSDDDIPLAQRMRGPATGSGSQQDRFSNLDKPKPRPRGRPKKIKPPPPEEEDLSDSSSESDDSEDGTSRGDKPKRKRIPMEERHLHRIIDCHICHQKFKKAIRYEEHMKYHNDLLPFQCKVETCKKGFTTANGLRIHIDHAHTELSEVHACIAEGCGKTFPRVRLLTFHMKKVHGITKAAAPLRDFPCTECDTVFRCPTALKKHMYKHTGEELPYPCNICGKRFVINSALRDHLMRHAGIKNHVCPYCGVGKTTRQEWNAHILTHTKEKKFKCRQCDHASHNKQALSNHVKVVHEKRKDFACQYCGKTFGKSHACKVHERSHTGEKCCECKICGKIFLCEKSLTKHLKTHEKRDLPPAEPLRQQLNIPMPGQMSVPMPGQMPMQMQSDGLVPMDPSQMPSEDMLKACGGGTAAMPPKPKNSRRVQRVDISQLAGTAVNPIPSVSVPSWSPQVNFTKKEGQHICPGCGRGFNNIGNMKLHYKIIHEKVKDFACRFCPKRFSKAQILRHHEWIHTGEKPFECKICGKHFRQETALKKHIKTHEKPNRRHVPERSAPTQITFRKLEPDAEPRNFDQYQDPAVERAAATAELLAHQLEENEAKRKAEIERQKIAAAACEQLTKLQQQQEIIKATTSYDGYYAQKAQSEGTSLDALKIDHV from the exons ATGAACGAGGGCAGGCAGTACTCGATCCACAGCCTGTGCAGGATTTGTCTGAACCACCTGCAGAACGACGCCGCCTACGATTTGTATCTGGTGCCAGGTCTTTCGAAGAAGCTATGCTTCTGCACATCCTTGTCCGTGGAGCAGAACGACGGCTTCCCGAAGAACCTGTGCACTCTGTGCTACACCAAGCTGAACGAGCTGCACGACTTTCAGAAGCAGTGCGTCGATTCCGTGCAAAAGTTCCAGGATCTGGTGGCCAGCAATGTCTTCGCCTGCCAGAGCAGCTTCGACGTCTTCGATCCCAACGTTGCCGTGCAGGACTACCCGGCCGAGGAAGAGGACCACGTCAACTATGATCCGCTGCTGAACCACAAGATGGAGTTGATCGAGAACGAGGAGGATGTCTTTAAGATGCTGGAGCACGTCGACAAAGAAGCCGAGGAGGTGGAGAAGGAGGCCAAGGTAGAGGAGGATGACGGGGGCAACGTTTCCGTCAAGATGTTCGACGACGACTCCTCCATCGAGAGCGGCAATGACAACGACCACGATCTGGACTTCGAGCCAAACAGCAGCGATGATGACATTCCGCTGGCCCAGCGCATGAGGGGACCAGCTACCGGATCAGGATCCCAGCAGGACCGTTTTAGCAACCTAGACAAACCCAAGCCGAGGCCTCGGGGACGGCCCAAAAAGATAAAACCGCCTCCGCCAGAGGAGGAGGACTTGAGCGACTCATCCTCCGAATCAGATGACTCCGAAGACGGCACATCGCGGGGCGACAAACCGAAGAGGAAGCGCATTCCCATGGAGGAACGCCACCTGCACCGCATCATCGACTGCCACATTTGCCACCAGAAGTTCAAGAAGGCCATCCGCTACGAGGAGCACATGAAGTACCACAACGACCTGCTGCCCTTCCAATGCAAGGTGGAGACCTGCAAGAAAG GTTTCACCACCGCCAATGGGCTGCGCATTCACAtcgaccacgcccacacagAGCTGTCCGAGGTTCACGCCTGCATCGCCGAGGGCTGCGGCAAGACCTTCCCGCGCGTCCGCCTGCTCACCTTCCACATGAAGAAGGTGCACGGCATCACCAAGGCGGCTGCTCCGCTTCGAGATTTCCCCTGCACAGAATGCGACACCGTATTCCGCTGCCCCACAGCACTCAAGAAGCACATGTATAAGCACACGGGCGAGGAGCTTCCGTATCCTTGCAATATCTGCGGCAAGCGTTTTGTAATCAATAGTGCATTAAGGGATCACCTTATGCGGCACGCGGGCATCAAGAACCATGTGTGCCCGTACTGCGGGGTGGGCAAGACGACGCGCCAGGAATGGAACGCGCACATCCTCACGCACACCAAGGAGAAGAAGTTCAAGTGCCGGCAGTGCGACCATGCCTCGCACAACAAACAGGCGTTGTCCAATCATGTAAAGGTGGTGCACGAGAAGCGCAAGGACTTTGCCTGCCAGTACTGCGGAAAGACCTTCGGCAAGTCGCACGCCTGCAAGGTGCACGAGAGGAGTCACACGGGGGAGAAGTGCTGCGAGTGCAAGATCTGCGGCAAGATATTCCTCTGCGAGAAGAGCCTCACCAAGCATTTGAAGACGCACGAGAAAAGGGATCTGCCGCCGGCGGAGCCTCTTCGCCAGCAGCTTAACATTCCCATGCCCGGCCAAATGTCCGTACCGATGCCGGGCCAGATGCCGATGCAGATGCAGTCGGACGGTTTGGTGCCAATGGACCCCAGCCAGATGCCCAGTGAGGACATGCTGAAGGCCTGCGGCGGCGGGACCGCTGCAATGCCTCCCAAACCGAAGAACTCGCGACGCGTCCAGCGGGTGGACATTTCACAGCTGGCGGGCACTGCTGTGAATCCAATACCTTCCGTCTCGGTGCCCTCGTGGTCGCCGCAGGTGAACTTCACCAAGAAGGAAGGCCAGCACATCTGTCCaggctgtgggcgtggcttcAATAACATTGGAAACATGAAACTTCACTACAAAATCATCCACGAAAAGGTCAAGGACTTTGCCTGTCGCTTCTGCCCGAAGAGATTCTCCAAGGCACAGATTCTGCGGCACCACGAATGGATCCACACGGGCGAGAAGCCCTTCGAGTGCAAGATTTGCGGCAAGCACTTCCGCCAGGAGACGGCACTCAAGAAACACATCAAGACGCACGAGAAGCCGAACCGGAGACACGTGCCCGAGCGCAGTGCGCCCACTCAGATCACGTTCCGCAAGCTGGAGCCGGACGCCGAGCCGCGTAACTTTGACCAGTACCAGGATCCGGCGGTGGAGCGGGCAGCGGCCACCGCTGAGCTGCTGGCGCaccagctggaggagaacgaGGCCAAGCGGAAGGCGGAAATCGAGCGGCAGAAGATCGCGGCGGCGGCCTGCGAACAGCTGacgaagctgcagcagcagcaggagatcATCAAGGCGACCACCTCGTACGATGGCTACTATGCGCAGAAAGCGCAATCCGAGGGCACCAGCCTGGATGCCCTGAAGATCGACCACGTCTAG
- the LOC6736999 gene encoding zinc finger protein 14, with protein sequence MGTRELQYSVQSLCLTCLVHLEHGGGHDLFVVPDLFQKLRACTSFDADQNDGFPRNLCTKCFTKLNDLHDFRELCAGSIKRLKEMVTSQRNMSMGVFESIADDSEAPERTEEPASFDPLLNNKLEMIDNEEDVFKMLEKVDKELEEHPRDQSEEDFSSAEHNGLEEKKMASEGFTNDDEQAMEQRQIPNDKRKLHRLMSCSICQQKFKKQSKFEEHMKHHNDLLPFQCQEESCRKGFITAGALRLHLDYAHSKKKDAIPCTVEGCQFVFSRLRLLTIHLKKVHNQTRVSAPRGEQSCKECGAVFRCPMAMKKHMYTHTGEEFPYPCTICGKGFCINSALKNHLLRHAGIKNYVCQYCGVRKTTRQEWSTHILIHTQQNQFKCRICDYATHTKRLLESHVKIVHEKIRDFACQYCGKTFGKAYSCKIHEMAHTGEKLCECKICYKKFLHTQSLNKHLKIHEKSVEKALESFKQRQVNSDASDSQGDSDQLLKVFAESVASIPKNPRRVEQVDFGLLAGTVVNPTDQIQSVQKEGMHFCPSCSQGFKNIGNMKRHYKSVHEKVKDFECRFCSRRFANSQSLKQHEWIHTGEKPFECKTCGNRFRQVAALIRHQKVHDEKPPKCLGERAECREKTEALRQEIVKIAKEELKDLVSQGALEKQQNTYEQYEAAAAGQTGPDLKEEP encoded by the exons ATGGGCACTAGGGAGCTCCAGTACTCCGTCCAATCGCTTTGTCTCACCTGCCTTGTACACCTGGAGCATGGTGGTGGACACGATCTCTTCGTGGTTCCAGATCTGTTCCAGAAACTCAGGGCTTGCACTTCGTTTGATGCGGATCAGAACGACGGTTTCCCGAGAAACCTGTGCACCAAATGTTTCACCAAGCTGAACGACCTGCACGACTTCCGCGAACTATGCGCAGGATCCATTAAACGTCTTAAGGAAATGGTGACCAGCCAGAGGAATATGTCCATGGGTGTATTCGAATCTATAGCTGATGATTCTGAGGCACCTGAAAGGACAGAGGAGCCGGCCAGTTTCGATCCCCTGCTGAATAACAAACTAGAGATGATTGACAACGAGGAGGATGTGTTCAAGATGCTGGAAAAGGTTGACAAGGAACTAGAGGAGCATCCAAGGGACCAAAGCGAGGAGGATTTCTCCAGTGCAGAGCACAACGGACTGGAGGAGAAGAAAATGGCGTCGGAAGGGTTCACCAACGATGACGAGCAGGCCATGGAGCAGCGACAGATTCCGAACGACAAGCGAAAACTGCATCGCCTTATGAGCTGTTCCATCTGCCAGCAAAAGTTCAAAAAGCAATCAAAGTTCGAGGAGCACATGAAGCACCACAATGACCTGTTGCCGTTTCAGTGTCAGGAGGAAAGTTGCCGCAAGGGCTTCATCACAGCCGGTGCACTGCGTTTGCACTTAGACTATGCGCACTCCAAGAAGAAGGATGCGATTCCCTGCACCGTGGAGGGCTgtcaatttgttttttcccGTCTCCGTCTGCTGACCATCCACTTGAAGAAGGTTCACAACCAGACGAGGGTTAGTGCTCCGCGGGGTGAACAGTCTTGCAAGGAATGCGGCGCGGTTTTTCGTTGTCCGATGGCTATGAAGAAACACATGTACACGCACACGGGCGAAGAGTTCCCCTATCCGTGTACCATTTGCGGCAAGGGCTTTTGCATCAACAGTGCCCTAAAGAATCATCTTCTCCGGCATGCTGGCATCAAGAACTACGTGTGTCAGTACTGCGGAGTGAGAAAGACCACCCGCCAGGAATGGAGCACGCACATTCTGATCCACACCCAGCAGAACCAGTTTAAGTGCCGCATCTGCGACTATGCCACCCACACTAAGCGGTTGCTAGAGAGCCACGTTAAGATCGTGCATGAGAAAATCCGGGATTTTGCTTGCCAGTACTGTGGAAAGACGTTCGGGAAAGCGTACTCCTGCAAAATACACGAGATGGCGCACACTGGTGAGAAGCTATGCGAATGCAAG ATTTGTTACAAAAAGTTCCTGCATACGCAGAGTCTCAACAAGCACCTCAAGATTCATGAGAAGAGCGTGGAAAAGGCTCTGGAAAGTTTTAAACAGCGGCAAGTAAATAGCGACGCCAGTGACAGTCAAGGGGACTCGGATCAGCTGCTGAAGGTGTTTGCCGAATCCGTAGCCAGCATTCCTAAGAATCCCCGCCGCGTAGAGCAAGTGGATTTCGGCCTACTGGCAGGGACCGTAGTGAATCCCACAGACCAGATTCAGTCTGTTCAGAAGGAGGGTATGCACTTTTGTCCCAGCTGCAGTCAGGGATTCAAGAATATAGGCAACATGAAGCGCCACTACAAGAGCGTCCACGAAAAAGTCAAGGACTTTGAGTGCCGTTTCTGCTCCCGTCGCTTTGCCAACTCTCAATCCTTGAAGCAACACGAGTGGATACACACTGGCGAAAAGCCCTTCGAGTGTAAGACTTGCGGCAATCGCTTTCGCCAAGTAGCGGCGCTCATCCGTCACCAAAAAGTCCATGACGAAAAGCCGCCAAAGTGCCTGGGGGAGAGAGCTGAGTGTAGAGAAAAGACTGAGGCTCTACGGCAGGAAATTGTGAAGATCGCCAAGGAGGAGCTCAAGGATTTGGTGTCCCAAGGGGCACTGGAGAAGCAGCAAAACACCTACGAACAGTAtgaggcagcggcagctggcCAAACTGGTCCTGACTTAAAGGAGGAACCTTAA
- the LOC6737000 gene encoding splicing factor 3B subunit 6 has protein sequence MNKRNHIRLPPEVNRLLYVRNLPYKITSDEMYDIFGKFGAIRQIRVGNTPETRGTAFVVYEDIFDAKNACDHLSGFNVCNRYLVVLYYQSNKAFKRVDMDKKQEELNNIKAKYNLKTPEAP, from the exons ATGAACAAGCGCAACCAT ATCCGCCTGCCGCCAGAGGTGAATCGGCTATTGTACGTGCGGAACCTGCCGTACAAAATCACCTCGGACGAGATGTACGACATATTCGGCAAATTTGGAGCCATTCGACAGATACGCGT AGGCAACACTCCGGAAACGCGTGGCACCGCCTTTGTCGTCTACGAGGACATTTTCGATGCCAAGAACGCCTGCGACCATTTGTCCGGTTTCAATGTGTGCAATCGCTATCTGGTGGTGCTCTACTACCAATCCAACAAGGCCTTCAAGCGCGTGGACATGGACAAGAAGCAGGAGGAATTGAACAACATTAAGGCCAAGTACAATCTGAAGACGCCGGAGGCTCCTTAG